The proteins below are encoded in one region of Centropristis striata isolate RG_2023a ecotype Rhode Island chromosome 12, C.striata_1.0, whole genome shotgun sequence:
- the LOC131981867 gene encoding transmembrane emp24 domain-containing protein 9 produces MVSVRMKPCVLSVLLLNVFYSAVSSLYFHIGETEKKCFIEEIPDETMIIGNYRTQLYDKQREEYLPATQGLGMFVEVKDPDDKVILSRQYGSEGRFTFTSHTPGEHQICLHSNSSKFSLFAGGMLRVHLDIQVGEHANNYAEIAAKDKLTELQLRVRQLVEQVDQIQKEQNYQRYREERFRQTSESTNQRVLWWSIVQTLILVAIGIWQMRHLKSFFEAKKLV; encoded by the exons ATGGTGTCTGTCAGGATGAAGCCGTGCGTGTTGTCGGTTTTACTTCTAAACGTTTTCTACAGCGCCGTGTCCTCTCTGTACTTCCACATCGGAGAGACGGAGAAGAAATGCTTCATAGAGGAGATCCCGGACGAGACGATGATAATCG GTAACTATCGGACTCAGCTGTACgacaaacagagagaagaaTACCTGCCGGCCACTCAGGGGCTGGGCATGTTTGTGGAGGTCAAAGATCCTGACGACAAG gtgATTCTGTCTCGGCAGTACGGCTCAGAGGGCAGGTTCACCTTCACGTCACACACACCAGGAGAGCACCAGATCTGTCTGCACTCCAACTCCTCCAAGTTCTCGCTGTTCGCCGGAGGCATGCTG AGGGTTCACCTGGACATCCAGGTGGGAGAACACGCCAACAACTACGCCGAGATCGCCGCCAAAGACAAGCTGACGGAGCTGCAGCTGAGAGTCCGACAGCTGGTGGAGCAGGTGGACCAGATCCAGAAGGAGCAGAACTACCAGAGG TACCGTGAGGAGCGTTTCCGTCAGACCAGTGAGAGCACCAACCAGCGGGTCCTCTGGTGGTCCATCGTGCAGACGCTCATCCTGGTGGCCATCGGCATCTGGCAGATGAGACACCTCAAGAGCTTCTTCGAGGCCAAGAAACTGGTGTAA
- the b4galt7 gene encoding beta-1,4-galactosyltransferase 7, with protein MMYSSRRKPVLYFKEERRFLSGRCTVYKLFGLCMVLLLVSLLWLQLSCSGDMSSATHQDRRLQQPPPCPAAADGADSQDDPSWGPHKLALIIPFRERFDELLVFVPFMHTFLNKKKIRHKIIIINQADHYRFNRASLINVGYLESGNDTDYLAMHDVDLLPLNEALDYGFPEEGPFHVASPELHPLYHYKTYVGGILLLTKKHYHMCNGMSNRFWGWGREDDEFYRRLRKAELQLFRPSGITTGYKTFLHIHDSAWRKRDQKRVAAQKQEQFKVDPEGGLTNLRYQVESRQDLTISGAPCSVVNIKLECDQEQTPWCVLA; from the exons ATGATGTACTCATCGAGGAGGAAACCTGTCCTCTACTTCAAAGAGGAGAGAAG gtTCCTGTCCGGTCGCTGCACGGTTTACAAGCTGTTTGGTCTCTgcatggtgctgctgctggtctcTCTGCTGTGGCTGCAGCTCAGCTGTTCAGGAGACATGTCCTCCGCCACGCACCAAGACAGACGCCTGCAGCAGCCGCCGCCCTGTCCCGCCGCCGCCGATGGTGCTGACAGTCAGGACGACCCGTCCTGGGGTCCCCACAAACTGGCGCTCATCATCCCGTTCAGGGAACGCTTCGACGAGCTGCTGGTGTTCGTCCCCTTCATGCACACGTTCCTCAACAAGAAGAAGATCAGACAcaagatcatcatcatcaaccaGGCGGATCACTACAG GTTTAACCGGGCGTCTCTGATCAACGTGGGCTACCTGGAGAGCGGGAACGACACGGACTACCTGGCAATGCACGACGTGGACCTGCTGCCCCTGAACGAGGCTCTGGACTACGGCTTCCCCGAGGAGGGCCCGTTCCACGTGGCGTCCCCCGAGCTGCACCCGCTCTACCACTACAAGACCTACGTGGGAGGAATCCTGCTGCTCACCAAGAAGCATTACCACATG TGTAACGGGATGTCGAACCGGTTCTGGGGCTGGGGCCGAGAGGACGACGAGTTCTACAGACGGCTGAGGAAAGCTGAGTTACAG ctcTTCAGACCAAGTGGAATCACGACGGGATATAAAACCTTCCTCCACATCCACGACTCGGCCTGGAGGAAGAGAGACCAGAAGAGAGTCGCTGCTCAGAAACAG GAGCAGTTTAAGGTGGACCCTGAGGGGGGTCTGACTAACCTGCGGTACCAGGTGGAGTCCCGTCAGGATCTGACCATCAGCGGCGCTCCGTGCTCCGTCGTCAACATCAAGCTGGAGTGTGACCAGGAGCAGACGCCGTGGTGCGTCCTGGCGTAG